The Petrocella atlantisensis genome has a window encoding:
- the fsa gene encoding fructose-6-phosphate aldolase: MNIYLDTADVNEIKKYFDLGIVAGVTTNPTIISRTGKEFITVINEIVEIVKGLPVNAEVISLDAEGMITEGRELAALNPSIVVKIPMCMEGLRAVKVLSDEGITTNVTLVFSVTQALMAARAGATYVSSFLGRVDDVGGDGIALIQDVITIFKEYGIKSKVIAASVRHMGHVIGCAKAGVDICTIPSSLIPSMANHPLTTQGLNQFLEDWKKVPTKK; encoded by the coding sequence ATGAATATTTATCTAGATACGGCAGATGTCAATGAAATAAAGAAATACTTTGATTTGGGAATTGTTGCAGGGGTAACGACCAACCCGACGATTATTTCCAGAACAGGCAAAGAATTCATCACCGTCATTAATGAGATCGTTGAGATTGTAAAAGGTCTACCTGTGAATGCAGAAGTGATTAGTTTGGACGCAGAGGGTATGATTACAGAAGGTAGAGAATTAGCAGCACTAAATCCAAGTATCGTGGTTAAGATTCCGATGTGTATGGAAGGTCTAAGAGCGGTAAAAGTGTTATCAGATGAAGGCATCACAACGAATGTAACCTTAGTCTTTTCCGTAACACAAGCTTTGATGGCAGCACGAGCAGGTGCCACATATGTCAGCTCCTTCCTTGGAAGGGTAGATGATGTGGGCGGGGATGGCATTGCCTTGATTCAAGATGTTATAACCATCTTCAAAGAGTATGGTATCAAGAGTAAAGTTATAGCAGCTTCCGTACGTCACATGGGCCATGTCATCGGTTGTGCAAAAGCAGGCGTGGATATTTGTACAATTCCTTCTTCATTAATTCCGAGTATGGCCAATCACCCTTTAACAACCCAAGGATTAAATCAGTTCTTGGAAGACTGGAAAAAAGTACCAACAAAAAAATAA
- the rsgA gene encoding ribosome small subunit-dependent GTPase A yields the protein MSKIDMQDLGLSQRFMTEASLYEDLHIGRVISQNKNLYKVITDHGEITAEISGKFRFEVTTMSAYPAVGDFVMLDRDEDASGHAIIHKVLTRKSAFIRKAAGTSQNEQVVATNIDAVFICMSLNNDFNLRRVERYLGIAWDSGAVPVIVLTKADLCDTLEEKLADINTIAYGVDVLVTSSISEDGYESVKNYLEVGKTIAFIGSSGVGKSTLINKLIGEDRFITKEIRDDDKGRHGSTRRELVVLPSGGIVIDTPGMREIGLDSVDLSKTFADIDELSAKCKFNDCTHTKEPSCAVQEAVRDGVLSEERLLSYIKLKKEAKYDGLNSKQIETEKLTTMFKDVGGMKNARKWMKEKDKRN from the coding sequence TTGAGTAAGATAGATATGCAGGATTTAGGTCTTAGCCAAAGATTTATGACAGAGGCTTCATTATATGAGGATTTACATATTGGCCGAGTTATATCACAGAACAAAAATCTATATAAGGTTATAACAGATCATGGTGAAATCACGGCAGAGATTTCAGGAAAGTTTCGATTTGAAGTTACAACGATGTCAGCCTATCCGGCAGTTGGGGATTTTGTTATGCTGGACCGAGATGAGGACGCCAGTGGGCATGCAATCATTCACAAAGTGCTGACAAGAAAAAGTGCTTTTATTAGAAAAGCAGCAGGCACATCTCAAAATGAACAAGTCGTTGCTACGAACATTGATGCAGTATTTATTTGTATGTCTTTAAACAATGATTTTAATCTAAGAAGGGTTGAGCGTTACCTTGGGATTGCATGGGATAGTGGCGCAGTTCCGGTCATCGTACTTACCAAAGCCGACTTGTGCGATACACTTGAAGAGAAACTGGCAGATATAAATACTATAGCCTATGGTGTGGATGTCCTTGTGACTTCAAGTATAAGTGAGGATGGTTATGAATCTGTAAAAAATTACTTAGAAGTCGGTAAAACCATAGCCTTCATAGGATCATCCGGTGTAGGCAAGTCTACTCTGATTAATAAGCTTATAGGTGAAGATAGATTCATCACCAAAGAAATAAGAGATGATGATAAGGGTAGACATGGGAGTACCAGGCGAGAGCTTGTGGTGCTTCCAAGTGGTGGTATTGTGATTGATACGCCGGGTATGAGAGAAATCGGTCTAGACAGTGTGGATCTCTCAAAAACCTTTGCGGATATTGATGAACTCTCGGCAAAGTGCAAGTTTAATGATTGCACGCACACTAAGGAACCAAGCTGTGCGGTACAAGAAGCGGTGCGTGATGGTGTATTAAGTGAAGAACGACTCCTTAGTTATATAAAATTAAAAAAAGAAGCCAAATATGACGGTCTTAATTCAAAACAGATTGAGACAGAAAAGCTAACAACCATGTTCAAAGATGTCGGTGGCATGAAAAATGCACGCAAGTGGATGAAAGAGAAAGATAAAAGAAATTAA
- a CDS encoding cation:proton antiporter: MLFSLSLILIIGFSLSGILNKLKIPGLMGMIFTGILLGPHMFNLISPDILNISSDLREIALIVILTRAGLSIDINDLKKVGRPAILMCFVPATLEIIAVTLLAPLLLNITYIEAALMGTVLAAVSPAIIVPRMLHLMESGYGKHKSIPQLIMAGASVDDIYVIVLFTSLMGIYQGEGFSSTTLLNVPISIVIGSFLGIATGLILVEMFKIMHLRDTLKVLILLSASFIFVTLETIMKPYVPMSGLLAVMALGATILKTNEVTAKRLMGKFSKIWVGAEIMLFVLVGAAVDINALSGAGPKSILLVLGALVLRILGVNLSLIKTKLNLKERLFCSIAYLPKATVQAAIGAIPLSAGVDAGNTILTVAVLAILITAPIGAIGIDYTHTRLLTRKR, translated from the coding sequence ATGTTATTTAGTCTATCACTTATTTTAATTATAGGTTTTTCACTTAGCGGCATTCTTAACAAATTGAAAATACCCGGTTTAATGGGTATGATTTTTACCGGTATTTTACTAGGCCCTCATATGTTCAATCTGATATCCCCGGATATTCTCAACATTTCTTCCGACTTAAGAGAGATTGCACTTATTGTCATCTTAACAAGAGCCGGTCTATCTATTGATATCAACGATCTTAAAAAAGTTGGGCGACCTGCTATTCTCATGTGCTTTGTACCCGCTACGCTTGAAATCATTGCCGTAACCTTACTTGCACCTTTGCTCCTTAACATCACTTATATAGAAGCGGCCCTTATGGGAACTGTACTCGCTGCTGTTTCTCCTGCTATCATTGTTCCAAGAATGCTTCATCTCATGGAATCCGGTTATGGTAAGCATAAAAGCATCCCACAATTAATTATGGCCGGTGCGTCTGTGGATGATATCTATGTCATTGTTTTATTCACTTCTCTTATGGGCATATACCAAGGTGAAGGTTTCAGTTCTACGACTTTGTTGAATGTACCGATTTCAATTGTTATAGGTTCTTTCCTTGGTATTGCTACCGGACTAATCTTAGTTGAGATGTTCAAAATCATGCATTTAAGAGATACGCTCAAAGTACTGATCCTATTAAGTGCTTCATTTATTTTTGTAACCCTTGAAACGATTATGAAACCCTATGTTCCGATGTCAGGATTACTTGCTGTGATGGCACTGGGCGCCACTATTTTGAAGACCAACGAAGTGACTGCAAAGCGCCTCATGGGTAAATTCTCAAAAATATGGGTGGGTGCAGAAATCATGCTTTTTGTGCTTGTGGGTGCTGCTGTAGACATTAACGCTTTATCCGGCGCAGGTCCAAAATCCATTCTACTCGTACTTGGTGCCTTGGTTCTAAGAATACTCGGTGTTAACTTAAGCCTAATAAAAACAAAACTCAATCTAAAAGAGCGTCTGTTTTGTTCCATTGCTTATTTGCCAAAAGCAACCGTTCAAGCTGCCATTGGTGCTATTCCCTTATCCGCTGGTGTCGATGCAGGTAATACCATCCTAACAGTTGCAGTACTTGCTATCCTAATCACCGCACCTATTGGAGCCATCGGTATTGATTATACCCATACTAGATTATTGACAAGAAAAAGATAA
- the nifH gene encoding nitrogenase iron protein, with product MRQIAIYGKGGIGKSTTTQNLTAALAEMGKEIMIVGCDPKADSTRLILNGLAQQTVLDTLREEGEDIELENILKPGYGGIRCVESGGPEPGVGCAGRGIITSINMLEQLGAYEDNLDYVFYDVLGDVVCGGFAMPIREGKAEEIYIVASGEMMAMYAANNIAKGVLKFADSGGTRLGGIICNSRKVDNELEMLTAFAKELGTQLIHFVPRDNMVQHAEINKKTVIDHDPTHAQAEEYRVLARAIDDNKMFVIPKPMSQERLEEILMEHGLLGV from the coding sequence ATGAGACAAATAGCGATTTATGGAAAAGGTGGTATTGGTAAATCTACCACAACACAAAATTTAACAGCAGCACTGGCAGAAATGGGAAAAGAGATTATGATTGTTGGTTGTGATCCCAAAGCAGATTCAACAAGACTTATTCTTAATGGTTTAGCACAACAAACCGTGCTGGATACTTTAAGAGAAGAAGGGGAAGACATTGAACTAGAGAACATCTTAAAACCAGGGTATGGCGGTATTAGATGCGTTGAATCCGGAGGACCGGAGCCGGGTGTTGGATGCGCCGGACGTGGTATTATCACTTCAATTAATATGCTTGAACAATTAGGGGCATATGAAGATAATCTGGATTATGTGTTCTATGATGTATTGGGTGACGTTGTATGTGGCGGATTTGCAATGCCGATTAGAGAAGGTAAAGCAGAAGAAATCTATATCGTTGCATCCGGCGAGATGATGGCGATGTATGCGGCCAATAACATTGCAAAAGGTGTATTAAAATTTGCAGATTCAGGCGGAACAAGACTTGGCGGTATCATCTGTAACTCAAGAAAAGTGGATAATGAACTTGAGATGTTAACAGCTTTTGCAAAGGAACTTGGAACACAACTTATTCATTTTGTACCCAGAGACAATATGGTGCAACATGCAGAGATTAACAAAAAAACAGTTATTGACCATGATCCAACCCATGCTCAAGCAGAAGAATATAGAGTTCTGGCAAGAGCCATTGATGACAATAAGATGTTTGTTATTCCAAAACCCATGTCTCAAGAACGACTTGAAGAAATACTCATGGAACATGGTTTACTCGGGGTATAA
- a CDS encoding P-II family nitrogen regulator, with protein sequence MKMIRAIVRPEKAGFILDELSDAGYPAVTKIDVVGRGKQRGVKVGNIHYDELPKELLMMVVEDQAVDEIIRIITKSAKTGDGTYGDGKIFVSEMEEAYTISSGTSGL encoded by the coding sequence ATGAAAATGATCAGAGCAATTGTCAGACCGGAAAAAGCAGGTTTTATATTAGACGAATTAAGTGATGCCGGATATCCGGCGGTTACAAAGATAGATGTTGTTGGACGTGGAAAACAAAGAGGTGTCAAAGTGGGTAACATTCATTACGATGAGTTACCAAAAGAGCTGCTTATGATGGTGGTAGAAGATCAGGCAGTGGATGAAATTATTAGAATCATTACAAAAAGTGCAAAAACAGGCGATGGTACCTATGGTGACGGCAAGATTTTTGTATCAGAAATGGAAGAAGCGTACACAATCAGTAGTGGCACATCAGGATTATAG
- a CDS encoding P-II family nitrogen regulator produces the protein MKEVMAVIRMNMINDTKKALSEAGFPSITCRKVYGRGKKKVNFALIEDLIDGLPVEEPAVIEAISENYRLIAKRLLTMIVEDSEVQKIVDIIIETNQTGNMGDGRIFVSNISDVIRIRTDEVGALAL, from the coding sequence ATGAAAGAAGTTATGGCAGTCATAAGAATGAATATGATTAACGACACAAAAAAAGCACTTTCAGAGGCTGGATTTCCTTCAATCACCTGTCGCAAGGTTTATGGACGGGGAAAAAAGAAAGTCAATTTCGCACTTATTGAAGATTTAATTGACGGATTACCTGTTGAAGAGCCAGCCGTTATAGAAGCTATATCAGAGAACTATCGACTGATTGCAAAAAGACTCTTAACAATGATTGTTGAGGATTCAGAGGTACAAAAGATTGTGGACATAATAATCGAAACGAATCAAACAGGGAATATGGGTGATGGGCGTATTTTTGTTTCAAACATAAGTGATGTTATTCGAATCAGAACCGATGAAGTTGGCGCACTTGCACTTTAG